In one Roseburia intestinalis L1-82 genomic region, the following are encoded:
- a CDS encoding transposase, whose protein sequence is MVLIADRGFSSYNVFAHAIENNVDFLIRAKDLNVQRFLGGGTLPDKLDTTIELILTRTQSKKKHKHPEKESQYRYIGKNIAFDYLNPADISDEYLLKLRIVRVEVSDGVFENIITTLSEEDFTPDDIKYCYNLRWGIETSFRDLKHTIGATNLHSKKTEYVAFELWSKLILYNFCSIIILHVPVKSRNRKYEYQVNFSLTMKICFDFLRGVAPPNVESLISKYILPIRPDRNYARQHRVQKPISFSYRFV, encoded by the coding sequence GTGGTATTGATTGCTGACAGGGGATTTTCCAGTTACAACGTTTTTGCCCATGCAATCGAAAATAATGTTGATTTTTTAATTCGTGCTAAGGATTTGAATGTACAGCGTTTTCTTGGCGGCGGGACTCTTCCTGACAAACTGGATACAACCATAGAGCTGATTCTGACCAGAACACAATCCAAAAAGAAACATAAACATCCCGAAAAAGAATCACAATACCGCTATATTGGTAAAAACATAGCTTTCGACTATCTTAATCCAGCTGATATTTCCGATGAATATCTGCTGAAACTAAGAATCGTCCGCGTTGAAGTATCCGATGGTGTTTTTGAAAATATTATCACTACACTTTCCGAAGAAGACTTTACACCGGACGATATAAAATACTGTTACAATCTCCGCTGGGGCATCGAAACTTCTTTTCGCGACCTAAAGCATACCATTGGAGCTACTAATTTACACTCTAAAAAAACAGAGTATGTTGCATTTGAACTGTGGAGCAAGCTCATTTTGTACAATTTCTGTTCCATAATTATTTTACATGTACCAGTAAAAAGCAGGAATCGCAAATATGAGTACCAAGTCAACTTTTCTCTCACAATGAAAATCTGTTTTGATTTTCTAAGAGGAGTCGCACCACCAAATGTAGAAAGCCTGATAAGTAAGTATATCCTACCTATCAGGCCCGATAGGAACTATGCCCGACAGCATAGAGTCCAAAAACCAATCAGCTTCTCTTACCGATTTGTATAA
- a CDS encoding GNAT family N-acetyltransferase, protein MNFIYKTATQQDIDILVTTRIEVLRAANKLADQVDMSEVAAQSRDYYEKALKDGSHTAILVYDKDQIIGAGGISYFRVMPTYHNPTGRKAYIMNMYTNPAYRRKGIAYQTLNLLVADAKNKGIDAISLEATEMGRPLYEKFGFTGMNDEMELKKSV, encoded by the coding sequence ATGAATTTCATCTACAAAACAGCCACCCAACAGGATATAGACATTTTAGTTACCACCAGGATCGAAGTTTTAAGAGCCGCAAACAAATTAGCCGATCAGGTGGACATGTCCGAAGTTGCGGCACAGTCGAGAGACTATTATGAAAAAGCCTTAAAAGACGGCAGCCATACCGCAATACTGGTCTATGACAAAGACCAGATCATCGGCGCGGGCGGTATCAGTTATTTCAGGGTCATGCCGACCTATCACAACCCGACCGGAAGGAAAGCTTATATTATGAATATGTATACAAATCCGGCATACCGGCGAAAAGGGATTGCATACCAGACGCTGAATTTACTGGTGGCGGATGCAAAGAACAAAGGAATTGATGCGATTTCTTTGGAGGCGACCGAGATGGGACGCCCGCTGTATGAAAAATTCGGGTTTACCGGGATGAATGATGAAATGGAACTGAAAAAATCAGTTTAA
- a CDS encoding J domain-containing protein, with amino-acid sequence MAYKILGITPGTDLTDIKKKYRQLMHRVHPDTEAFSTRAYDFTAQEINEAYDFLRKNMPEESLGKADKNTTSSRKQHGKTAYRQS; translated from the coding sequence ATGGCGTACAAAATCCTGGGAATCACCCCTGGAACAGATCTTACGGATATCAAAAAGAAATACCGACAGCTGATGCACCGGGTACATCCTGACACGGAAGCATTTTCTACCAGAGCCTATGATTTTACTGCACAGGAGATCAATGAAGCTTATGATTTTCTGCGCAAAAATATGCCTGAGGAAAGTTTAGGAAAAGCTGATAAAAATACTACATCCAGCAGGAAACAGCACGGAAAAACTGCTTACCGCCAGTCTTAA